A genomic segment from Nitratiruptor sp. YY08-10 encodes:
- the argJ gene encoding bifunctional glutamate N-acetyltransferase/amino-acid acetyltransferase ArgJ, whose protein sequence is MHFQLFPIQNPIEHVEGFYCDGVMAGLKKEGLDLGFLYSDTPANVAAIFTQNRFQAAPIKHFQKHAIKTSNFILVNSKNANAITSDEGIEDIEEIVSALQTKFSLHNPIMSSTGVIGVRLPKEKIINAALSFDLHAKNSERFAKAIMTTDTFPKYIGFKVELDNGSSFHIAGFAKGAGMINPTMATMLCFIVTDANIPQEAMKPLLQKYAQTTFNAISVDGDTSTNDSVFLMANGKSGTYDQEAFEYALYTIMHHLALQIVKDGEGAKKLVAFKITGAANDKEAQIAAKALTNSLLVKTALFGEDPNWGRIASTIGASGVECDEKRLTISIGDVVVYDKGQNLFDAEQEEKAHQVMKQDEFVIHCDLGINDGSFTAYGCDLGYEYVKINAEYRT, encoded by the coding sequence ATGCATTTCCAGCTCTTTCCAATACAAAACCCTATTGAACATGTTGAAGGTTTTTATTGTGACGGAGTGATGGCAGGACTCAAAAAAGAGGGTCTTGATCTTGGATTTCTCTACTCGGATACTCCTGCAAATGTTGCGGCCATTTTTACGCAAAACAGATTCCAAGCAGCACCCATTAAGCATTTCCAAAAACATGCTATCAAAACAAGCAACTTTATTTTAGTCAATTCCAAAAATGCCAACGCCATAACGAGCGATGAGGGTATCGAAGATATCGAAGAGATTGTATCAGCCCTACAAACAAAATTTTCTCTTCACAATCCTATCATGAGTTCAACCGGGGTCATCGGTGTTCGCCTTCCAAAAGAGAAGATCATCAATGCAGCTTTATCGTTTGATTTACATGCAAAAAACAGTGAGCGTTTCGCCAAGGCCATCATGACTACCGATACTTTTCCTAAATATATAGGATTCAAAGTGGAACTTGATAATGGCTCATCTTTTCATATCGCCGGATTTGCCAAGGGTGCTGGGATGATCAACCCAACAATGGCGACAATGCTCTGCTTCATTGTAACCGATGCCAATATCCCTCAAGAAGCCATGAAACCTCTTTTACAAAAATATGCGCAAACCACGTTCAATGCCATCAGTGTTGATGGGGACACTTCGACAAATGATTCAGTTTTTTTGATGGCCAACGGAAAAAGTGGCACATATGACCAAGAAGCTTTTGAATATGCCCTTTATACTATCATGCACCATCTTGCTCTACAGATCGTCAAAGATGGAGAGGGAGCAAAAAAACTGGTAGCGTTTAAAATTACAGGTGCAGCCAATGATAAGGAAGCCCAAATTGCCGCCAAAGCCCTTACCAATTCTCTTTTAGTAAAAACAGCACTTTTTGGAGAAGATCCAAACTGGGGAAGAATCGCATCCACTATCGGTGCCAGCGGCGTAGAATGCGATGAAAAAAGACTCACAATCTCCATAGGAGATGTGGTTGTGTATGATAAAGGCCAAAACCTATTTGATGCCGAACAAGAAGAAAAAGCACATCAGGTCATGAAACAGGATGAATTTGTGATTCACTGTGATCTTGGCATAAACGACGGTTCATTTACAGCGTATGGATGCGATCTTGGCTATGAGTATGTCAAGATTAATGCAGAATACAGAACCTAA
- the rpmB gene encoding 50S ribosomal protein L28: MSKKCQVTGKKPITGHNVSHANNKTKRRFLPNIRTVRVTLPDGTKKKIKVSAKGLRILKKKNFQVDL; encoded by the coding sequence ATGTCCAAAAAATGTCAAGTCACTGGCAAGAAACCGATCACTGGTCACAATGTCAGCCACGCAAACAATAAAACCAAAAGAAGATTTTTACCAAATATCAGAACTGTACGTGTTACGCTTCCAGACGGTACCAAGAAAAAGATCAAAGTATCTGCAAAGGGTTTGAGAATTCTTAAAAAGAAAAATTTTCAAGTGGACCTGTAA
- the rpe gene encoding ribulose-phosphate 3-epimerase, producing MLVAPSILSADFGILAKEVIDICEAGADLVHVDVMDGHFVPNMTIGPVVAKAVAAVATKPLDVHLMVEDNSFFIDLFASLKPKFISFHYESEQHHHRAAQKIRDYGISPAIVINPATPVNVLEEIIKYVDMVLLMSVNPGFGGQKFIPIFDKIKQTKELIEKHNPSCLIEVDGGVSDKNIHELKAAGVDVAVAGSYVFGHKDYAQAIASLKV from the coding sequence ATGCTTGTAGCCCCAAGTATCTTGAGTGCCGATTTTGGAATTTTGGCTAAAGAGGTGATCGATATTTGCGAAGCTGGTGCGGATCTTGTCCATGTGGATGTTATGGACGGCCATTTTGTGCCAAATATGACGATCGGACCGGTTGTTGCCAAAGCAGTTGCCGCAGTGGCTACGAAGCCTTTGGATGTGCATCTGATGGTGGAAGACAACAGCTTTTTTATCGATCTTTTTGCCTCGCTGAAGCCAAAATTTATTTCGTTTCATTACGAAAGTGAACAGCATCATCATAGAGCTGCGCAAAAAATAAGAGATTATGGTATCTCTCCTGCAATTGTCATCAATCCAGCAACTCCGGTTAATGTGCTTGAAGAGATCATCAAATATGTAGATATGGTACTTTTGATGAGTGTCAATCCGGGTTTTGGAGGGCAGAAGTTTATCCCAATTTTTGACAAAATCAAACAGACGAAAGAACTGATTGAAAAGCATAATCCTTCGTGTCTTATCGAAGTGGATGGAGGAGTGAGCGATAAAAACATCCATGAGCTGAAAGCCGCCGGTGTTGATGTAGCGGTTGCTGGAAGTTATGTCTTTGGACACAAGGACTATGCACAGGCAATAGCGAGTCTCAAGGTATGA
- a CDS encoding phosphoribosylanthranilate isomerase — translation MRVKICGITNFEDALVAIEAGADALGFVFYEKSPRYIHPQEAKTISKKLPPFVERVGLFVYEEPAKIDEICSYCNMSLAQIHFDVEESFFEQLQTKTLPVVRAKSAEDILKFSDRYRLVDAYVPEFGGAGRRVALEWFENIDCSKIVLAGGLSPKNVLEVKRYGFYGVDVSSGVETRKGKKDPQKVREFIQKAKFE, via the coding sequence GTGCGAGTAAAGATCTGCGGTATTACAAATTTTGAAGATGCACTTGTTGCGATAGAAGCCGGTGCAGATGCTTTAGGATTTGTCTTTTATGAGAAGTCTCCCCGCTACATTCATCCCCAAGAGGCAAAAACAATCAGCAAAAAGCTTCCTCCTTTTGTAGAACGGGTCGGACTGTTTGTTTACGAAGAACCTGCAAAAATCGATGAAATCTGCTCATATTGCAATATGAGTCTTGCCCAGATCCATTTTGACGTGGAAGAGTCTTTTTTTGAACAGCTTCAAACAAAAACGTTGCCAGTAGTCCGGGCAAAAAGTGCTGAAGATATCTTAAAATTTTCCGATCGCTACAGGCTGGTAGATGCGTATGTACCGGAGTTTGGAGGAGCCGGCCGAAGAGTGGCACTGGAGTGGTTCGAAAATATAGACTGCTCAAAAATCGTTTTGGCAGGAGGTCTTAGTCCAAAGAACGTTTTGGAAGTGAAACGGTACGGTTTTTACGGTGTAGACGTAAGTAGTGGAGTAGAGACTCGAAAGGGAAAAAAAGATCCCCAAAAAGTTCGAGAGTTTATCCAAAAGGCAAAGTTTGAATAA
- a CDS encoding 3'-5' exonuclease — MNKLEKLAFKLTKKPMQKEQFFGLLQNLFGLFEDPQIIYETLKARGFPLDEKENTIFLKTAVTPYQEQEFVVVDIETNGSKPEFAQVIEIGAIKFKGDTIIDRFESFIYAEDVPEYISKLTGIIQTDLENAPSQKEVLLAFKEFLHDAVFVAHNVRFDYNFISSKLEQLGFEKLANRKLCSIDLARKTIQSERYGLEFLNESLGINTAVSHRAYADALTAYKILQMSFEKLPNDVKTTEDLIKFSKSAKRKKTKKTTKASESALPPKDLPSCSQQS, encoded by the coding sequence TTGAATAAACTGGAAAAACTGGCTTTCAAATTGACCAAAAAACCGATGCAAAAAGAGCAGTTTTTTGGGCTTTTGCAAAATCTTTTTGGCTTGTTTGAAGATCCTCAAATTATTTATGAAACACTCAAAGCCAGAGGATTCCCTTTGGATGAAAAAGAGAATACAATTTTTTTGAAAACAGCGGTAACGCCATACCAAGAGCAGGAGTTTGTCGTTGTCGATATCGAGACAAATGGAAGCAAACCGGAATTTGCCCAAGTGATTGAGATAGGAGCCATCAAATTCAAAGGCGATACAATTATTGATCGCTTTGAAAGTTTTATCTATGCCGAGGATGTCCCTGAGTACATCAGTAAATTAACCGGTATTATACAAACAGATTTAGAGAATGCGCCTTCTCAAAAAGAGGTTTTGCTGGCTTTTAAAGAGTTTTTACACGATGCGGTTTTTGTTGCTCATAATGTACGCTTTGATTACAACTTTATTTCCAGCAAACTGGAACAGCTTGGTTTTGAAAAGTTGGCCAATAGAAAGCTTTGCTCCATTGATCTGGCGAGAAAAACGATTCAAAGTGAACGCTATGGTCTGGAGTTTTTAAATGAGAGTTTGGGGATCAATACTGCTGTAAGCCATCGCGCATATGCCGATGCATTAACAGCATATAAGATTTTGCAGATGTCTTTTGAAAAATTGCCAAATGATGTGAAAACCACAGAGGATTTGATCAAATTTAGCAAAAGTGCGAAACGGAAAAAAACAAAAAAGACTACAAAAGCTTCTGAATCAGCTTTGCCCCCAAAAGATCTCCCCAGTTGTTCACAGCAGTCCTGA
- a CDS encoding dicarboxylate/amino acid:cation symporter: MAHKKLLSVENLTLIAIGAGIAFGYFFPALSTELKVVGQIYLKLLKMLIIPLVFASIFIAIASLSGKEELKSIGLKAFLYYLSTTALAVLLGIMIFHLINPGAGEHLLQIPQNVTIEKKELSLSDFLLSFIPANIFEALSKGAILPIIFFTILFAIATLFIESHKRTVLYNFFDSVNDAMMVLAKWVIALTPIGVFFLIAATVAKNGLEPIFELYSYVLTVLLALMLHALITLPSIGYFVGRFNSYHYFLQIKEAPLIAFSTASSSATLPVSLEVAEEKGGVSKKVAGFVLPLGATINMDGTALYESIAVLFIANISGVELSLVQQITIFVTVTFASIGAAGIPGAGLIMMTMVLDSVGLPVEAIALIITVDRFLDMFRTAVNNWGDLLGAKLIQKLL; this comes from the coding sequence ATGGCTCATAAAAAGCTTTTGAGCGTAGAAAACCTCACGCTTATAGCTATTGGAGCGGGAATTGCCTTTGGCTACTTTTTTCCCGCACTCTCTACTGAACTCAAAGTAGTTGGCCAAATCTATCTTAAACTTTTAAAAATGCTTATCATTCCTTTGGTATTTGCTTCTATATTTATCGCTATCGCATCATTAAGTGGCAAAGAGGAACTCAAATCCATTGGCTTAAAAGCCTTTTTGTATTATCTGAGCACAACGGCCCTCGCAGTGCTACTTGGAATCATGATCTTTCATCTCATCAATCCGGGTGCCGGCGAACATCTCTTGCAAATCCCGCAAAATGTAACGATTGAAAAAAAAGAGCTTTCACTATCGGACTTTTTGCTCTCCTTTATTCCGGCCAATATCTTTGAAGCTTTAAGCAAAGGGGCAATTTTACCCATTATCTTTTTTACGATCCTTTTTGCTATCGCTACTCTCTTCATCGAATCACACAAACGAACAGTGCTCTACAACTTCTTTGATAGTGTTAATGATGCGATGATGGTTCTTGCAAAATGGGTTATCGCTTTAACACCGATTGGCGTTTTTTTCCTCATTGCTGCAACAGTAGCCAAAAATGGATTGGAGCCGATTTTTGAGTTATACAGCTATGTATTGACGGTCCTTCTTGCTCTTATGCTGCATGCTCTTATCACCCTTCCATCCATTGGATATTTCGTTGGAAGATTTAACTCATATCACTATTTTCTTCAGATAAAAGAAGCCCCATTGATCGCCTTTTCCACCGCATCAAGTTCTGCAACACTGCCTGTAAGTCTTGAAGTTGCCGAGGAAAAAGGAGGAGTCAGTAAAAAAGTAGCCGGGTTCGTTCTGCCTCTTGGAGCAACCATCAATATGGACGGTACCGCTTTGTACGAATCGATTGCAGTACTGTTTATTGCAAATATCAGCGGAGTGGAATTAAGTCTTGTTCAGCAAATAACTATATTTGTAACAGTCACATTTGCTTCTATAGGTGCGGCTGGAATACCGGGAGCAGGACTCATTATGATGACGATGGTCCTTGACAGCGTAGGACTCCCTGTTGAAGCTATAGCACTTATCATTACCGTTGATCGGTTTTTGGATATGTTCAGGACTGCTGTGAACAACTGGGGAGATCTTTTGGGGGCAAAGCTGATTCAGAAGCTTTTGTAG
- a CDS encoding peptide deformylase: protein MAKILTYPDHTLLQISGFVRDFKDPKINEIVEEIKKTIEENNLQALAAIQIGVPLRIIVLKKKDGNYEVMINPTIYGKEGQYFASTESDESLPNIEVTVNRYPVIKIMYEDLQGNQKFYIAKDDEAVLLQRKIDMVFGGYLFDKLSKKEQKKFFKEYGSYGDTCPTYFIKDRILTALRLFLVGHFFLLLLAIFVNFARFVLTYNTPLFLLEFAWLIFYAIYARYETKKYKNCTSCQNANIIGTSALYMAIIAALYGGSWLIKSF from the coding sequence ATGGCAAAGATTCTGACCTATCCTGATCATACATTATTACAAATTTCAGGTTTTGTCCGAGACTTTAAAGATCCAAAAATCAATGAAATCGTCGAAGAGATTAAAAAGACAATTGAAGAGAACAACCTCCAGGCACTTGCCGCTATCCAAATCGGTGTACCTCTACGCATCATCGTTTTGAAAAAGAAGGATGGCAACTATGAAGTGATGATCAATCCCACGATCTATGGGAAAGAGGGACAATATTTTGCTTCAACGGAAAGTGATGAGAGTTTACCAAACATAGAAGTGACCGTCAATCGCTATCCTGTTATAAAGATCATGTATGAAGATCTTCAAGGCAACCAAAAATTTTATATTGCCAAAGATGATGAAGCAGTTCTGCTTCAGCGAAAGATCGATATGGTATTTGGTGGATATCTGTTTGATAAGCTCTCAAAAAAAGAGCAGAAAAAGTTTTTCAAAGAGTACGGAAGCTACGGTGACACTTGTCCTACCTATTTCATCAAAGACAGAATTTTAACAGCCCTTCGTCTCTTCTTGGTGGGTCATTTCTTCTTGCTTCTCCTTGCCATATTCGTAAATTTTGCTCGATTTGTTCTAACATACAATACGCCTCTTTTTCTATTGGAATTTGCTTGGCTTATTTTTTATGCAATCTATGCTCGATATGAAACCAAAAAATATAAAAACTGTACTTCCTGTCAAAATGCAAATATTATAGGAACAAGTGCTCTTTATATGGCAATAATAGCAGCTCTTTATGGAGGCTCATGGCTCATAAAAAGCTTTTGA
- a CDS encoding NAD(P)/FAD-dependent oxidoreductase encodes MARIVVLGAGVSGHTAATFAKHWLGDKHEVVVVSPNSKWNWIPSNIWVGVGEMKPEDVIFELAPVYKKAGIDFRQAKAVSIHPEGKEGSDRPFVTIEYTDPNKKGQTEEVEYDYLINATGPKLNFAATPGLGPDEGNSLSVCTYQHAAEANNHFQNAIERMKKGEKVKFLIGTGHGMCTCQGAAFEYIFNIEHELREAGVRDKAEIKWISNEQFLGDFGVAGLHIKWGGHIVSSKVLAESLFAERGVDWITGAHVKEVQKGKLQYELLDGTEGEETFDFAMLIPPFSGVGLKAYDKAGNDITDKVFAPNGFMKVDADYTPKPFEEWKASDWPKYYQNPDYANIFAVGIAFAPPHPISKPAKSVNGTPITPAPPRTGMPSGIIGKTVARTVCDVIEGKYSLEEVKEKGHHASMAEMGAACVASTGKSIWNGSAVALTVYPVVPDYDRFPGTGRDPEYTFGEIGLAGHWIKHILHYMFMWKAQLKPGWTLIPE; translated from the coding sequence ATGGCAAGAATCGTTGTATTAGGTGCTGGTGTCTCCGGACATACTGCTGCTACTTTTGCAAAGCATTGGCTTGGCGACAAACATGAAGTAGTAGTAGTATCTCCGAACAGTAAATGGAACTGGATTCCATCCAATATCTGGGTCGGTGTCGGTGAGATGAAGCCAGAGGATGTTATTTTCGAATTGGCTCCTGTATATAAGAAGGCTGGCATCGACTTTCGACAGGCAAAAGCTGTTTCCATCCATCCAGAAGGAAAAGAGGGAAGCGATAGACCATTTGTTACAATCGAATATACTGATCCAAACAAAAAAGGCCAGACTGAAGAGGTAGAGTATGACTATCTCATCAATGCTACAGGTCCAAAACTCAACTTTGCTGCGACTCCTGGACTTGGACCAGACGAAGGAAACTCACTTTCAGTATGTACTTATCAACATGCTGCTGAAGCAAACAACCATTTTCAAAATGCAATTGAACGCATGAAAAAAGGGGAAAAAGTAAAATTCCTCATCGGTACAGGTCATGGTATGTGTACCTGTCAAGGGGCGGCGTTTGAGTATATCTTCAACATCGAGCATGAACTCAGAGAAGCAGGTGTTCGAGATAAAGCGGAAATCAAATGGATCTCAAATGAGCAGTTCCTTGGTGACTTCGGAGTTGCAGGTCTTCATATCAAATGGGGTGGCCATATTGTAAGCTCTAAAGTATTGGCTGAATCACTCTTTGCGGAACGTGGTGTTGACTGGATCACAGGAGCTCACGTCAAAGAAGTACAAAAAGGAAAACTCCAGTACGAACTTCTTGATGGAACAGAAGGCGAAGAGACATTTGATTTTGCAATGCTCATTCCTCCATTTAGCGGTGTAGGTCTTAAAGCATATGATAAAGCTGGTAATGACATTACAGATAAAGTTTTCGCTCCAAACGGTTTTATGAAAGTAGATGCAGACTACACTCCGAAACCTTTTGAAGAGTGGAAAGCTAGCGACTGGCCAAAATATTATCAAAACCCAGATTATGCAAATATATTTGCAGTAGGTATCGCATTTGCACCTCCTCACCCAATTTCTAAACCGGCAAAATCTGTCAACGGTACACCAATCACTCCGGCACCTCCAAGAACCGGTATGCCTTCAGGAATCATCGGTAAAACTGTCGCACGAACAGTGTGTGATGTGATCGAAGGAAAATACAGCCTAGAAGAAGTAAAAGAGAAAGGTCATCACGCTTCTATGGCAGAAATGGGTGCAGCATGTGTGGCTTCAACTGGTAAAAGTATCTGGAATGGTTCAGCCGTAGCATTGACAGTTTATCCAGTTGTACCAGATTATGACAGATTCCCAGGAACCGGACGAGATCCAGAATACACTTTTGGTGAGATTGGTCTTGCAGGTCACTGGATCAAGCATATCTTGCACTACATGTTTATGTGGAAAGCGCAACTCAAACCAGGATGGACACTCATCCCTGAATAA
- a CDS encoding gamma carbonic anhydrase family protein has product MLLRYKEWFPKKEEGVWIAPDATVIGNVTMGKDVSIWFGCVIRGDVHYIKIGDRTNIQDLTMIHVTHYKKPDMSDGFPTIIGNDVTIGHRVMLHGCTIEDACLIGMNATILDGAVIGKESIVGAGALVTGGKKFPPRSLILGSPAKVVRELSEEEVRELYASAKRYVHFKNEYINSIS; this is encoded by the coding sequence ATGCTTTTACGATACAAAGAGTGGTTTCCAAAAAAAGAAGAAGGTGTATGGATCGCTCCTGATGCGACGGTTATTGGAAACGTTACCATGGGCAAAGATGTATCTATCTGGTTTGGATGTGTGATACGAGGAGATGTACACTACATCAAAATAGGAGATCGTACCAATATTCAAGACCTTACCATGATCCATGTTACCCATTATAAAAAACCGGACATGAGCGATGGATTCCCTACTATTATAGGAAACGATGTTACAATCGGCCATCGTGTGATGCTTCATGGCTGTACCATCGAAGATGCCTGTTTGATTGGCATGAATGCTACCATTTTGGATGGAGCTGTCATCGGCAAAGAGTCAATCGTCGGAGCGGGAGCTTTGGTGACTGGAGGAAAAAAGTTTCCACCAAGAAGCCTCATACTTGGAAGTCCCGCAAAGGTGGTACGAGAGTTGAGTGAAGAAGAGGTTCGCGAACTCTACGCTAGTGCAAAACGGTATGTTCATTTTAAAAATGAATACATCAATTCAATATCATAA
- a CDS encoding RNA degradosome polyphosphate kinase → MNLKDPKLYINRELSWLKFNTRVLEEAQDTNNPLLERLKFIAIYGTNLDEFYMIRVAGLKKLYKYRILETGPDKMTPLEQLQAIRNYLHTEKKSLENTFYEIINALKKEGLHLKNYSALSSEEQKEIDKFFYSNLYPVIIPIAVDATHPFPHLNNLSFALALKLADANNPNDIKYGLVRIPRVLPRFVQLGEATYIPIESIVQAHINSLFPGYNALASTPFRVTRNADIEIEEEEADDFMELLEEGLKLRRKGEIVRLEIGANADEDLVAFLNEHLHIHGEDIYRYSIPLNLAGLWEIVSNKNFPHLLFEPYTPKILPPLDSGEPIFSIIDHEDVMLYHPYESFDPVVKFISEASKDPNVLAIRMTLYRVGKNSPIVKALIDAAESGKQVTAMVELKARFDEENNLIWARELEKAGAHVIFGIPGFKVHAKIAQVIKKDGDRLRQYVHLATGNYNPQTAKIYTDVSLFTAQKAVVDDATKFFHFLTGFSKKTKLSTLYMSPYQIKPKLLQMIEEEAKRGQEGHIVAKMNSLVDPDIIVALYKASMAGTKIDLIVRGICCLRPGIEGISENIQVISIVGKYLEHARIFYFRHAKPQVFISSADWMPRNLERRIELMSPIFDQDIAERLIEILNIQLKDNVKARILQSDGNYIKKTPEPNKPPIDSQRLMEEYAKLLHSTHQKNSTSKAKRLARRLLKES, encoded by the coding sequence ATGAATTTGAAAGATCCGAAGCTCTATATCAACAGAGAGCTCTCCTGGCTCAAGTTCAATACCAGAGTTCTCGAAGAAGCACAAGATACAAACAATCCTCTTCTTGAGCGTTTAAAATTTATTGCCATTTACGGCACAAACCTGGATGAATTTTACATGATTCGCGTCGCTGGACTTAAAAAACTCTATAAATACCGTATACTAGAGACCGGTCCGGACAAAATGACCCCTTTGGAACAGCTTCAAGCTATTAGAAACTACTTGCATACAGAAAAAAAGTCTCTTGAAAATACCTTTTACGAAATTATCAATGCGCTGAAAAAAGAGGGTCTGCATCTAAAAAACTACAGTGCGTTGAGCAGTGAAGAGCAAAAAGAGATCGATAAATTTTTCTATAGCAATCTCTATCCGGTTATCATACCAATCGCTGTAGATGCAACCCACCCTTTCCCCCACCTGAACAATCTCAGTTTCGCTTTGGCACTCAAACTGGCTGATGCAAACAATCCAAACGATATCAAATACGGACTTGTCCGTATCCCTCGGGTTCTGCCCCGCTTTGTACAACTCGGTGAGGCAACGTACATTCCCATCGAATCAATCGTACAAGCCCATATCAACTCTTTGTTTCCGGGATACAACGCACTAGCGAGTACACCTTTTCGGGTTACCAGAAATGCAGATATCGAAATAGAAGAAGAGGAAGCGGACGATTTTATGGAACTATTGGAAGAAGGACTGAAACTTCGAAGAAAAGGAGAGATTGTCCGCTTAGAAATTGGAGCAAATGCCGATGAAGATCTTGTAGCATTTTTGAACGAGCATCTTCATATCCACGGAGAAGATATCTATCGATATTCCATTCCACTCAACCTTGCAGGTCTTTGGGAAATTGTCAGCAACAAAAATTTCCCTCATCTGCTTTTTGAACCCTATACCCCTAAGATTTTGCCACCATTGGATTCGGGAGAGCCCATCTTTTCCATTATTGATCATGAAGATGTAATGCTTTATCATCCATATGAAAGTTTTGATCCTGTGGTGAAGTTCATATCCGAAGCAAGCAAAGATCCAAATGTCTTGGCTATTCGAATGACTCTCTACCGCGTTGGAAAAAACTCTCCCATCGTCAAAGCCCTCATCGATGCAGCCGAAAGTGGCAAACAGGTAACGGCTATGGTGGAACTCAAAGCGCGTTTTGATGAAGAGAACAACCTCATCTGGGCCAGAGAACTGGAAAAAGCCGGAGCACATGTAATCTTTGGGATTCCAGGATTTAAAGTTCATGCAAAGATAGCACAAGTTATCAAGAAAGATGGAGACAGACTCAGACAGTATGTGCATCTTGCAACAGGAAACTACAACCCCCAAACAGCTAAAATTTACACCGATGTGAGTCTTTTTACTGCTCAAAAGGCGGTCGTAGATGATGCAACAAAATTTTTCCATTTTCTCACAGGATTTAGCAAAAAGACAAAACTGAGTACATTGTATATGTCTCCGTATCAGATCAAACCAAAACTACTGCAGATGATAGAAGAGGAAGCGAAGAGAGGACAAGAAGGTCATATCGTTGCCAAAATGAACTCTTTGGTCGATCCCGATATCATCGTCGCTTTATACAAAGCGAGTATGGCCGGGACAAAAATCGATCTTATCGTGCGAGGTATCTGCTGCCTTCGGCCAGGAATAGAAGGAATCAGCGAAAATATCCAGGTCATCTCCATCGTCGGCAAATATCTCGAACACGCCAGAATATTCTATTTTAGGCATGCAAAACCGCAAGTTTTTATCTCAAGCGCAGACTGGATGCCAAGAAATTTGGAAAGAAGGATTGAGCTGATGAGTCCTATTTTTGATCAAGATATCGCCGAAAGGCTCATCGAGATACTCAATATTCAACTCAAAGACAATGTCAAAGCCAGAATCTTACAATCTGATGGCAACTATATCAAAAAAACGCCTGAACCAAACAAACCGCCTATCGATTCGCAACGGCTTATGGAAGAGTATGCAAAGCTACTTCACTCTACACATCAAAAGAACAGCACCTCCAAAGCCAAAAGACTGGCTAGAAGATTATTGAAGGAGAGTTGA
- a CDS encoding carbonic anhydrase: protein MKIEKLIENYKEFKRIHFKKYENLFEELVKKGQQPKTFFIGCSDSRVVPDLFTGAKPGDLFIFRNVGNFIPPFKPDADFHGTAAAIEYAVSVLNVQDIVVVGHSHCGACASLYQELPQSEELIHTKTWLQLGKPAKETAIAEVGEEDKETLLRATERFNVVVQLANLLTYPAILRRLEEGSLFVHGWYYKIESGEIEYFDEEDERFKPIAL, encoded by the coding sequence ATGAAGATAGAAAAGTTGATAGAAAACTACAAAGAGTTTAAAAGAATTCATTTTAAAAAGTATGAAAATCTTTTCGAAGAGCTTGTGAAAAAAGGGCAGCAGCCAAAAACCTTTTTTATAGGTTGCAGCGATTCGCGAGTAGTTCCGGACCTTTTTACGGGTGCGAAACCGGGTGATCTTTTTATCTTTCGCAATGTGGGCAATTTCATCCCCCCGTTCAAACCGGATGCGGACTTTCATGGAACGGCTGCGGCTATCGAGTATGCGGTGAGTGTCCTGAATGTTCAAGATATTGTCGTGGTGGGACACAGTCACTGTGGAGCATGCGCGAGCTTGTACCAAGAACTCCCGCAAAGCGAAGAGCTTATTCATACAAAAACATGGCTGCAACTTGGAAAACCGGCAAAAGAGACGGCCATTGCAGAAGTGGGAGAGGAAGATAAAGAGACTTTGTTACGAGCAACCGAACGGTTTAATGTGGTAGTACAACTGGCAAATTTGTTAACCTATCCTGCTATTTTAAGACGTTTGGAGGAAGGGAGCCTATTTGTGCATGGCTGGTACTACAAAATAGAGAGCGGAGAGATAGAATATTTTGATGAAGAGGATGAAAGATTCAAGCCTATAGCGCTTTGA